A stretch of the Uranotaenia lowii strain MFRU-FL chromosome 3, ASM2978415v1, whole genome shotgun sequence genome encodes the following:
- the LOC129754704 gene encoding DNA repair protein RAD51 homolog 4: MTTVSLSTEIHPDFSEYVVKLLSKNRIGTVFEFVRCENDRLIRITNFPFEQICAIKLELTERFSGNNIQVPEYFRYLSELVEPLETRIHGLDLLLEGGLLPGHVLEVCGDSATGKTQLCTTIALNVALKHKFDVFYVDTKCDFSVQRCHQMLKHRQLTEDVWQQTMDRIKVERIFSPEGLICAVESLLETVDDMTKFKLLIIDSLPSLWYMYQNSKSNCYPLGTLTRLIGILRKLASENLISVVLVNLRIRSFDSFGQSTSKRSGHRTANGYYSALGRYWETAPTTRLLLCKLEDNESTDEKRWISVWKSNYLKTKTRQIVTISDRGVL; encoded by the exons ATGACTACCGTATCGTTGAGTACCGAAATACATCCGGATTTTTCGGAGTATGTGGTTAAGCTGCTGTCCAAAAATCGAATCGGCACCGTATTCGAGTTTGTACGCTGCGAAAACGACCGCCTGATCAGGATCACCAACTTTCCCTTCGAACAAATTTGCGCCATCAAATTGGAGCTCACCGAACGGTTCTCCGGCAACAACATTCAG GTTCCGGAATACTTTCGTTACCTATCAGAACTGGTTGAACCGCTCGAAACGAGGATTCACGGTTTGGATCTGCTCTTGGAAGGTGGTCTGCTACCAGGGCACGTGCTAGAAGTTTGTGGGGATTCTGCGACCGGAAAAACTCAGCTCTGCACAACGATAGCGCTCAATGTGGCGCTCAAGCACAAGTTCGACGTGTTCTATGTGGACACCAAATGTGACTTTTCTGTCCAACGGTGTCACCAAATGTTGAAGCATCGTCAGCTGACTGAAGACGTGTGGCAACAAACCATGGATCGTATTAAAGTTGAGCGAATATTTTCACCGGAGGGTTTGATCTGTGCCGTGGAATCATTGCTGGAGACCGTGGATGATATGACGAAATTCAAGCTACTCATTATAGACTCCCTTCCCTCGCTTTGGTACATGTACCAAAACTCTAAAAGCAACTGTTACCCATTGGGAACGCTAACAAGACTGATAGGAATTCTGCGTAAATTAGCATCGGAGAATCTGATAAGTGTAGTGCTAGTAAATTTGAGGATACGGTCGTTTGACTCTTTCGGACAAAGCACTAGTAAGAGGAGTGGTCATCGAACTGCAAATGGGTACTATTCTGCCCTAGGTCGTTATTGGGAAACTGCACCAACCACGAGACTTTTATTGTGCAAATTAGAAGACAACGAATCTACAGACGAAAAACGCTGGATAAGCGTATGGAAAAGTAACTATCTGAAAACCAAAACCCGTCAAATTGTTACCATTAGCGATAGAGGAGTCCTTTGA
- the LOC129754699 gene encoding uncharacterized protein LOC129754699, protein MMNKQIDLYHLNDEEMEYELALRHVSNLAPCSRRARVVKLKALVQEDTLRDTIYVNSEHVMSPELNIEVCQRAVVELRNHVDLATQNRNADQMACAKSRLLHYRQRLSLIPVVASLEETRRVVCELVETLLAQIECVNSAVNMVLSETENTSLSTSVPTIQAENSSSRDACDALTIPPRPQAAGNDEGARARMQEADVEPSSLPFQGGRQGQRDSEEVIIRRSGSSAGLAAVNVLDELRFDIQQRQRRQQQLNDSFTNRSGSNYDRRMQKAIHNWPFKFRGEKDTTSLNIFLDRVETFARSEGIDDQTLLASIKHLLLEDALDWYSRALAQRRLYSWQAFKQEIRREFLPSGYAQILRLEASFRFQGANETFDKFFRDISTLFRFIDPPLTEEEKLFIVKKNMNMDYATIVTAAQPKTLMDLVNVCSNFDETRLLLNQQRRIPIPHNSLLEPNFATPATTSRSQQHQQQRFGRLQAVEADEQLYGATSYSAPSHRLPIQQPRFNRVHAVENEVQQGAASTSAIQTEADLVDPEEANGLQGDFNQLYEQVCAMKLQLERRSNRFNTGLQQQHSVQRPEQRQQPPTTSAGQNNLVNRQGSQAENYRIQHPLQQQAKWAPRQQPQQQQLQQQQPQRQFQQHYQPQLQNQQLQQAGSNMYDLDPVQHTAYRPALCWNCDEEGHRFPDCTKAQAILFCYRCGRKGYTLRSCLVCNSEAENAAARRW, encoded by the coding sequence ATGATGAATAAacaaattgatttgtatcatcTTAATGATGAGGAGATGGAATATGAATTGGCCTTGCGCCATGTTTCAAATCTAGCCCCATGCTCTAGAAGAGCTAGGGTTGTCAAGTTAAAAGCTCTTGTCCAAGAGGACACCCTTAGAGACACCATCTATGTTAATTCAGAACACGTAATGTCGCCGGAGTTGAACATCGAGGTCTGCCAGAGGGCAGTTGTAGAATTGAGAAATCATGTTGATTTAGCCACGCAGAATAGAAATGCCGATCAAATGGCTTGCGCGAAATCGAGATTGCTTCATTACCGGCAAAGATTATCACTGATTCCAGTGGTCGCGAGTTTAGAGGAAACGCGTAGGGTCGTGTGCGAGCTTGTAGAGACGCTGCTAGCTCAGATAGAGTGCGTGAACAGTGCAGTCAATATGGTGCTAAGTGAAACAGAAAACACTAGCCTTTCAACTAGTGTCCCAACCATCCAGGCAGAGAACAGTAGCAGTAGGGATGCCTGCGATGCGTTAACGATTCCACCGAGGCCACAAGCAGCCGGAAATGATGAAGGAGCACGAGCACGGATGCAAGAAGCGGATGTCGAGCCGTCTTCTCTTCCATTCCAAGGAGGCAGACAAGGACAGAGGGACTCGGAGGAAGTAATCATCCGGAGGTCGGGTAGTTCGGCTGGGCTGGCTGCTGTGAACGTTCTAGACGAACTGCGGTTCGACATTCAACAACGACAAAGGAGGCAGCAGCAGTTGAACGACAGCTTTACAAACCGAAGTGGTAGCAACTACGACAGGCGGATGCAGAAGGCGATTCACAATTGGCCTTTCAAGTTCCGAGGCGAAAAGGACACCACGTCCCTCAACATTTTCTTGGACCGGGTGGAGACGTTTGCCAGATCAGAGGGAATCGACGATCAGACACTTCTGGCTTCTATCAAGCACCTGTTGCTTGAAGACGCCCTCGACTGGTACTCCAGAGCACTTGCCCAACGTCGCCTGTATTCCTGGCAAGCATTCAAGCAAGAAATTCGACGGGAATTCCTGCCTAGCGGGTATGCTCAGATCCTGAGGTTGGAAGCCAGCTTCCGTTTTCAAGGTGCCAACGAAACGTTCGATAAGTTCTTCCGTGACATCTCTACACTATTCCGCTTCATCGATCCACCACTTACGGAAGAGGAGAAGTTGTTCATAgtcaagaaaaatatgaacatggaCTATGCAACAATAGTAACAGCCGCTCAGCCAAAGACACTGATGGACCTGGTCAACGTCTGCAGCAACTTCGACGAAACAAGGCTATTACTGAACCAGCAGCGCAGGATTCCAATTCCGCACAACAGCTTACTAGAACCGAACTTCGCAACACCAGCAACAACAAGTCGATCTCAGCAACACCAGCAGCAGCGTTTTGGGAGATTGCAAGCAGTGGAGGCGGACGAGCAGTTGTACGGAGCCACATCATACTCAGCACCATCGCATCGGCTACCAATACAACAGCCACGCTTCAACAGAGTACATGCGGTGGAGAACGAGGTCCAGCAAGGTGCGGCTTCAACGTCAGCTATCCAAACTGAAGCAGATCTAGTGGATCCAGAAGAAGCAAACGGTTTGCAAGGGGACTTTAACCAGCTGTACGAGCAAGTTTGTGCCATGAAGCTTCAACTGGAGCGCAGATCGAATCGTTTCAATACAGGACTACAACAGCAGCACTCTGTACAACGACCGGAACAGCGTCAACAACCGCCTACAACTTCGGCAGGTCAGAACAATTTGGTGAATCGGCAAGGCAGTCAAGCGGAGAACTATCGAATACAACATCCGTTGCAACAGCAAGCTAAATGGGCGCCGCGACAGCAgcctcaacagcagcagcttcaacaacagcagcctcAACGGCAATTCCAACAGCACTATCAACCACAGCTCCAAAACCAGCAGCTTCAGCAAGCAGGCAGCAACATGTACGATCTAGATCCTGTTCAGCATACAGCGTACCGCCCAGCGCTTTGCTGGAACTGCGATGAGGAGGGGCATAGGTTTCCGGATTGCACGAAGGCACAGGCAATTCTCTTTTGCTATAGATGCGGTCGAAAAGGTTACACGTTACGCAGCTGTCTTGTTTGTAACAGCGAAGCGGAAAACGCCGCAGCGAGGAGGTGGTAG